The Chrysiogenia bacterium genomic sequence TGGGCGCGATTCTCGATCTGGCCAAGACCGAGGGCATGCTCTTCAAATACGGCTCGGGCGCGGGCTCGAATCTCTCGAGCATCCGCTCCTCGAAGGAACCCCTTCAGGGCGGCGGCACCGCTTCGGGCCCCGTCTCTTTTATGAAGGGCTTCGATTCCTTTGCGGGCGTCATCAAGTCGGGCGGCAAGACCCGCCGCGCGGCCAAGATGGTCATCCTCAATGCCGATCACCCCGACATCATGGAGTTCGTCAAGAGCAAGGCCACCGAAGAGAAGAAGGCCTGGGCGCTCATCGACGCGGGCTACGACGGCGGCTTCAACGTCCCCGGCGGCGCCTATGACTCCATTTTCTTCCAGAATGCCAACCACTCGGTGCGTGTGACCGACTCGTTCATGCACGCCGTCGTCAACGATCAGGAATGGTTCACCAAGGCCGTCCGCACCGGCGAGGTCATGGACAAGTACAAAGCCCGCGAGCTCATGCACGAGATCACCGACTCGGCGTGGATCTGCGGCGACCCGGGCATGCAGTACGACACCACCATCAACAAGTGGCACACCTGCAAGGAAACTGCGCGCATCAACGCGTCCAATCCCTGCTCGGAGTACATGTTCCTCGACGATACCGCCTGCAACCTGGCTTCGCTCAACCTGATGAAGTTCCGCACCGAAGACGGTGAGTTCGACGTCGAAGCCTTCGAGCACGCCTGCCGCATCACGATTACCGCGCAGGAAATGGTGGTTGATCGCTCGTCCTACCCGACGCCCGCGATCACCAAGAACTCCCACGAGTTCCGTCCGCTGGGCATGGGCTACGCCAACCTTGGCGCCCTGCTCATGGCCCGCGGTCTTCCCTACGACTCCGACGAGGGCCGCGCCTACGCCGCCGCCATCACGGCGATCATGCACGGCGCCGGTTACCTGCAGTCCTCCCTCATCGCCGGTGAAAAGAGCCCGTTCGCGGGGTACGCCAAGAATGAGAAGAGCATGATGGGCGTGATGCACATGCACCGTGACGCGGCCTATCAGCTCGACGACGACTTGGTGCCCGCGCCGATGATCGAAGCCGCCCGCCGCATCTGGGACGATACCGTCGACCTGGGTGAGGAGAACGGCTTCCGCAACGCGCAGGCCACCGTGCTGGCGCCCACGGGCACCATCGGTTTCATGATGGATTGCGACACCACCGGCGTGGAGCCCGACATCGCGCTGGTGAAATACAAGAAGCTCGTCGGTGGCGGCCTGCTCAAGATCGTGAACCAGACCGTGCCCCAGGCGCTCGAAAAACTCGGCTACACCCACGAGGAAATCGATGACATCACCGATTACATCGACAAGAACGACACGATCGAGGGCGCGCCGAACCTCAAGGACGAGCACCTGCCCGTCTTCGACTGTGCCTTCAAGCCGGCCAACGGCCTGCGCTCGATCGACTGGCGCGGCCACATCAAGATGATGGGCGCTGTGCAGCCCTTCCTCTCGGGCGCCATCTCCAAGACGGTGAACATGCCCTCGCACTCGACCCAGGACGACATCGCCGAGGCCTACATCATGGGCTGGAAGCTCGGCCTGAAGGCCCTGGCGGTCTACCGCGACGGTTGCAAGCGCACCCAGCCGCTCAACACGTCCATGGACAAGAAGAAGGAAGAGAAGGCAGAGGCCACCTACGGCGTGCGCCGCCGCCTTCCCGACGAGCGCGCCGCCCGCACCCACAAGTTCTCGGTCGCGGGCCACGAAGGCTACGTCAGTGTGGGCCTCTACGACGACGGCACCCCGGGCGAGATCTTCATCAAGATGAGCAAGGAAGGCTCCACCGTCTCGGGCCTCATGGATTCCTTCGCGATGTCGGTATCGCTGGGCCTGCAGCACGGCGTGCCGCTCCAGACGCTGGTGGAGAAGTTCTCCCACACGCGCTTTGAACCCTCGGGCATGACCGACAATCCCGACATTCGCTTTGCCAAGAGCGTGATGGACTACATCTTCCGCTGGATGGACCTGAAGTTCCTCAAGGGCAAGGGCGCGGGCACGCAGACCGCCGAAGAGCGCATCGCCGCGCTGGCCGCTGCCGAGGAAACACCTGTCCCCGACACCCAGGGCAACCTGCCGCTCTTGCAGGTGGTTGAGGGAAGCGGTCAGAAGATCGAGTCGAAGACCGGCTTCCAGAACCAGACTGACGCGCCGCCGTGCCACGTGTGCGGAACGATCATGTATCGCTCGGGCGCGTGCTATAAATGTGCGAACTGCGGAGCGACCAGCGGCTGTAGTTGATTTCTTTTCCTGAACGCCTCGAAGGGCCGATCGAATCCGGGGGGGAAGAGATTGTGGCGCTGCTGGAGCTGGATGTGGTAGAAAGTCAGGTGGACGGAGAAGTGGGATACCACTTTCACCTGACGACGCGGGAAGGGGAGGCGGCAACAGTCGTCTACCGAAGCGACGAGCATGCTGGTGAACTCAACATCACCGCCGTCGGCTACCCCAACCCGCACCTTGCGAGAGCGATGGCAAATTCCATCCGATCGCAACTGACACGGGGACCTACCGCCTAGCGGCGTGGTGTTCATGGCAATGGGCACGGATGCGAAAGCATCCGTGCTCTTTTTTTGTGGGCAGTGCGCGCGAGGCAGGTAGGCTTGACCAACAGGGTCCCGCTCACGCAGGCTTGGGGACATGCCGCCTTTTCACTCCATTCACATGGCCGCGCCGGCCCGCGTGCGCGAAATCAGCGGCGGCGCCCAGTTGCTGGGGGCGCTGCCCAGCCAGAAGAGCGTGCTCGCAGTGGGGCAGGTGCTTGAGAACCACCGGATCACCCTGGCGCCCGGCGCCAGAGTCCTGCTGGAAGTGGAAGGGGGCGAGCAGCTACCCCTGGAAGCCCCGGCGGATGAGCCCCGGACCTATTTCCTGCACGTGCTCGACCCCGAGCGCATCCATCAGAACATCGCAATGAAATAGGGGGCTTCGCCCCGTTTCTTCATCCGGCGCGCAGGGGCGAGGTAAATCTCGCCCTTCTGCTCAGCGCGCCACCAGATACTGGACGCTGAAGCGCCCGGCGCTGTCGGTCCAGACCTGCTCGACCTCGAATCCCGCGCGGCCCGCCATGGCGGCAAAGCGCGGGAGGTCGTATTTGTAGGAATACTCGGTGCAGATGCTCTCGCCGGCGGCAAAATGGATGCTCTTTCCGGCAAGCCGGACGTGCTGGTCGCGCAGACTGCGCAGGTGCATCTCGATCCGGCTCATCTCGTCGTTGAAAATTGCCTGGTGAGCAAAGCCACCCGGATCGAAATCGGCGCCGAGCTCGCGGTTGATACGCTCAAGCAGATTGAGATTGAACGCCGCCGTCACGCCGCGCGCGTCGTTGTAGGCGGCCTCGAGAACTTGCGGGTCTTTTCGCAGGTCCACGCCGATGATCAGGCCGCCGCCGCTGCCGCAGGTTTGCGCAATGTGGCGCAGGAACTGCTCGGCCGCCGGCGCCTCGAAGTTGCCGATGGTCGAACCCGGAAAAAATGCCACCGAGCGCGCGGGCGCCGGCTTGGGCCGGGGCAGGGCGAAGGGCGTGGTGTAGTCGGTGCACACGGGCAGCACGCGGATGTGCGGGAAATCGCCGGCCAGCGTGCGGGCGGTCTCTTCGAGCTGCTCGCGTGAGATGTCGACGGGCACGTAGCCCGCGGGCGCCTCCAGGTGTTCGAGCAGGTAGCGGGTCTTGCGGCCGCTGCCGCTTCCGTATTCCACCAGCAGCGCATTGGGACCGATCAGCGCGCCCATTTCCGCCGCGCGCGCCTCCATCACCTCCAGGTCCGCGTCGGTGAGGTAGTATTCCTCGACGGTGCAGATCTCTTCGAAGAGCGCGGCACCGCGATCATCGTAAAAATACTTGCAGGGCAGGGTCTTCTGCGGGCGTGAGAGCCCCTCCATCACTTCGCCCAGAAACTCCTCGCGCTCGGGGGCGACGTCATGGACTTCGATCTTTGCGGCTGCAACGGACATGGGGGCTCCCTTCGGATCAGCAGTTGAAAAAGCTCAGCGCGCATTGCGCGCCAGGCGAATTCCCGAGAACTGCCAGCGTGCGTCTGCGGAAAAGAAATTCCGGTAGGTGGCGCGAATGTGGCCGCCGGGCGTGGCGCAGGATCCGCCGCGCAGCACCCACTGATCGCACATGAATTTGCCGTTGTATTCGCCCAGCGCGCCCCCTGCGGGGCGGTAGCCGGGGTAGGCAACGTAGGGGCTGGCCGTCCATTCCCATACGTCGCCAAAGAGCTGCTGGAGTCCCTCGCCGGCCGGGCAGGGCGAGGGGGCGTAGCGCGCCGAGTCCGCAAAATTCCCGGTGACTGGAAGCTCCGCGGCGGCCACTTCCCACTCGTCCTCTCGTGCCAGACGCGCGCCCGCCCAGCGGGCATACGCGTCGGCCTCGTAGTAGCTCACATGGCAGACCGGCTCGGCGGGATTGAGCTTTCGAAACCCGGCCAGCGTGTAGTGCCACCACTTTCCATCGCGTTGCTCCCAGTAGAGCGGCGCATTCCAGCGCGTTTCCTGAATCTTTGCCCAGCCATTGGAGAGCCACAGCTCGGGGCGCGCGTAGCCTTTGTCCTCGATGAAGGCGATGAACTCGCCGTTGCTCACCGGGCGGCTCGCCAGGTCGAAGGCTTCCTGAAAGACGCGGTGGCGCGGGGCCTCGTTGTCGAAATGGAAGCCGGCGCCGCGGTAACCGATCTCCCGGATTCCCTCGGGGAAGGCCTGCCACGAGAGCGGCGCCGGATCACGCGGCGCGCATTCCTCGCGCGGGGTGTAGACCGGGCGCAGGGGATTCTGGGCGAAGGCGTGCTTGAGATCCGTGAGCATCAGCTCCTGATGCTGCTGCTCATGGTGCAGGCCGATCTCGGCAATGCGGCAAATTTCGGCTGCGTGCTCCGGCGGGGGCGCATTGAGCAGGGTCGCTACTTGCTCATCGACCCGCGCGCGCCACGCGCGGATTTCGGCGACTGTGGGACGACTCAGCAGGCCGCGCCTGGGACGCGGATACTGCTCTCCCACGGCGTTGTAGTAGGAGTTGAACAGATACTCGTAATTCGGATCGGGGCTCGTGTAATCGCGCGCAAAGGGCTTGAGAAGGAAGGTCTCGAAGAACCAGGTGGTGTGCGCCAGGTGCCAGCGCACGGGGCTGGCATCGGGCATGCTCTGGAGGACGTAGTCCTCGGTTTCGAGCGGTTCGCAGAGCTTGAGGCTCTGCGAGCGCACGTCCATGAAGGCCCCCGCACTCGACGGGATCTCTGCCGCCGCGTCGCTCTGCTGCGTCGGCTTGGAGCCTGGATTGGTCGAGACCATGTATTCCCTATATTCGCCGCAATCGGGCGACCGCAAACCGCACGGGTCACAATCTGGCGACTCTGCCCGTCGATGCTGCGCTCTGGACTTGCTTGTTTTGGATGCCCCACTGCCTGCGGGGGTTTCACAAAATCAGCCTGAGGCGGGTCCCAGAACTCCCTGAGGGGCCGATTCCCCGCGTCGAGCGCGGGTTGTGTCCCCGCGGGGGGCTCCCTATACTACGCGCCGCTGGCACTGCCGCCTCGTGGGGGCAGCGCAATGCACCTTGAGGAGAGTTTCGATGCCTTCACCCAGGAACAACCCGCCGGTCATCCAGGCGCTCATTCAGGCCACCGAGCTGGCCCACAACGCCGAAGAATTCGGGATGCGCCTCGATGCGCTGGCAGCCGACTACGAAAAAGCCGGACAGGCCAACGACTTCGAATACTGCCTGCTCCACTGGTTGCGCAGCGGCGATCTGCCGGGCATTGAATACCGTGACGAGATCGCCCGTCGCCTGGGTCGCGTTGAGCCCCGCGACTACGCCTGAGCGGGTCTCCATTTTCACATGCGCATTCTGGTAGTTGACGACGATGCCACGCTGGTTTCGCTGCTCAAGCGCTACTTCCAGATGAAATATTCGACCGAGGCGTCCATTGAGACTGCACTCAACGGCAAGGACGCGCTCGAGATTTTCGACCGTTTCGAACCCGAGCTGGTGATCCTTGATCACATGATGCCCAAAATGGACGGAATGCACGTTCTGGACGAAATGCGCAAGCGTCCCAATGGCAAGAACGTGAAGATCCTGATCTACTCGGCCTTCGATCTGCGACGCGAGGCAGGGGCCCACGGGGCCAATGCATTCATGCAGAAACCGGCTACGGTAGACCAGATGCAGGCAGCAATTGACCGTATGCTCGCTGGCAAGTAATTTTCCTGCCTGTTAAGGGCAATTTTAGGGGGAGGCCGCGCCATGGCGGACGCGAAAAAGAAGATCCTGATCGTGGAGGATCATGCGACGATTCGCCTGCTGTTCCGGCGAATTCTGGAGCGGCGCCCCGACGTCGACGTTCAGGCCACCAGCACCGGTGAGCTTGCCGAGAAGATCGTCGCCGGTGAGCCCATGGCCATGATCATCATGGACTACCACCTGCCCCGCCAGGACGGTGTCGAGACCGTCCAGCACATCCGCCAGCTCGAGAACGGCAAGGACACGATCATCATCATGTGCTCGGCCTTCGACATTCAGCAGAAGGCCATCGAGGCCGGCTGCAACGAATTCCTTCGCAAACCCGTTACCATCGAGATGATCGAAACCACCGTGACCCGCTTCCTGGGCGCGCCTGCCTGATTCGGCTGTCTTCACTCTGCCGCGAAGTGCGTAAGCGGCTTCGCGCTTTCCCCAGTCATTTCAGTCATCTTGGCTTTGCGCCGATGAAGCGCTCTGTGGCAAACTGAGTGCAGGCGCTATGGAATTTTCAGCACATGCATCACTGATCGCGGCCGGGCTCTGCTCGGCATTGGCCGTTGCAGTGATCGTCCGGCGACAGCAGCACCCCACGCACCGCGCCTTCCTGCTCTTTACCGTGGCGCTGGCCGCGTGGAACCTGGGCTATTTTGCCTACCTGCTGACCTGGCGGCCGCTCGTGCTGCGCTATCTGCTTTTCTCGTCCTTCTGGATTCCGCCGGCGGCGATTCACCTGATGCGGCGCTTTTTCTACGAGGAAGCCCCCGCACTGGCCGAGGCCCGGAAGATCTCGCTGGTGGCGAGCATCGGGCTCTGCATCTTCGCGCTCATTCTGCCCAACAAACCCATGCCGGTCCTGGGGGCCGGGGCGCTCAACGTCCTGATCTTTTTCTCCCAGATCTACCTGAGCGCCACGATCCTCTACTGCGCCTACATGCTCCATCGCCAGTGCGACCTGGAGACCCGCGCGGTGCAGAAGATCCGCATCCGGTATCTGCGAAACGGCATGATCGTGGTCGTCGCCGCGTTGCTGGCCGAGGCCCTGTGGGTGAAGCTTGGGATCAGCTTCGACAAGCCGCGCATCACGGCCATTGCGCTCACCTGCTACCTCTACTTCGTCTACCTCTCGATTCTCGACTACCGCCTGCTGGAAATGCAGGAGATCCTGGGTCGCACGGTACTGCTCGGCATCGCGGGCGGCATCCTATCAGTGCTGCATGTCGTGCTGGTCAAGCTCTCGGGTGACTCGCTGGCCGCCGGGGTGCTCTACATCTTCATTGCCTCGCTGGCCCTGCTGGTGCTCTACCGGCCGGTGCGCGGGTATCTCGAGCGAAAGATCGAGAGCGTTTTCTTCGGCAACACCTACGAGATCAAGGAAATCGCCCAAATCCTCGGCCAGCGCATGCTCAAGACCCACCGCCCCGAAGAGCTGATCGAGCTCATGCTCAAGGAATTCTCGCGCCTGATGCGCGTGACCGACGTGTGCGCCTACATCTGGAACCACCGGCTGGGAAAATACGTCTTTGCCGGCGCGCGCGGCTCGCAGATTGCGGAGCTGCCGGACACGTTGAGCGCCGACCCGATCATCACCGCGCTCTCCGAGCGCGGGGCGCCGCTCATCCGTGACGACCTGGAATCCCTGGCCGAACGCGACATCGGTGCCGACAAGCGCAAGCAGGTGCACGATCTGCTCGCTGCCATGGAAACCCTCAACGTCGAGCTTCTCGTTCCGCTGCTGGGCGCCGAAGGGTGCATCGGCTTCTTCGGGTTCCAGGACGAGCGCGCACTGGAAGGCTATGCCCAGTCAGAGGTGCGTGCCTTTGTGAGCGTGGCGAATACCGCCAGCATCCTTCTGGAAAATTTCCGCGCCAACGAGGAACTCGGTGAGCGCGAGCGCCTTGCCTCCATGGGCGAAATGGCCGCCGGCCTGGCCCACGAAATCCGCAATCCGCTGGGATCGATCAAGGGCGCGGTGCAGTACCTCGAAGACGAGGTCGAAGTCTCGGGCAACGCCCGCGAGTTTTTCGACGTCATCATTGAGGAGACCGACCGCCTCTCCAGCGTTGTAGAAGAGTTTCTCGACTACTCGCGAAAGCCGGTGCTGCGGACCAAGCCCGTGGATCTGAGCGATCTGAGCGCACGCATCCTGCGGCAGATGGAACTCGAAAAGAGCGACCCGGAGGTGAAGATCCACGCCGAGCTCCCCGAGGGGCTCCCGATGGCGCTGGCCGATCCCAACCGAATCAAGCAGGTGCTCATCAACCTGGTGCAGAATGCCGCCTCCGTTTTGAGCGAGGGCGGAAACGTGTGGGTGCGCACCGGTGCCG encodes the following:
- a CDS encoding response regulator, whose product is MRILVVDDDATLVSLLKRYFQMKYSTEASIETALNGKDALEIFDRFEPELVILDHMMPKMDGMHVLDEMRKRPNGKNVKILIYSAFDLRREAGAHGANAFMQKPATVDQMQAAIDRMLAGK
- the egtD gene encoding L-histidine N(alpha)-methyltransferase, whose protein sequence is MSVAAAKIEVHDVAPEREEFLGEVMEGLSRPQKTLPCKYFYDDRGAALFEEICTVEEYYLTDADLEVMEARAAEMGALIGPNALLVEYGSGSGRKTRYLLEHLEAPAGYVPVDISREQLEETARTLAGDFPHIRVLPVCTDYTTPFALPRPKPAPARSVAFFPGSTIGNFEAPAAEQFLRHIAQTCGSGGGLIIGVDLRKDPQVLEAAYNDARGVTAAFNLNLLERINRELGADFDPGGFAHQAIFNDEMSRIEMHLRSLRDQHVRLAGKSIHFAAGESICTEYSYKYDLPRFAAMAGRAGFEVEQVWTDSAGRFSVQYLVAR
- the egtB gene encoding ergothioneine biosynthesis protein EgtB translates to MVSTNPGSKPTQQSDAAAEIPSSAGAFMDVRSQSLKLCEPLETEDYVLQSMPDASPVRWHLAHTTWFFETFLLKPFARDYTSPDPNYEYLFNSYYNAVGEQYPRPRRGLLSRPTVAEIRAWRARVDEQVATLLNAPPPEHAAEICRIAEIGLHHEQQHQELMLTDLKHAFAQNPLRPVYTPREECAPRDPAPLSWQAFPEGIREIGYRGAGFHFDNEAPRHRVFQEAFDLASRPVSNGEFIAFIEDKGYARPELWLSNGWAKIQETRWNAPLYWEQRDGKWWHYTLAGFRKLNPAEPVCHVSYYEADAYARWAGARLAREDEWEVAAAELPVTGNFADSARYAPSPCPAGEGLQQLFGDVWEWTASPYVAYPGYRPAGGALGEYNGKFMCDQWVLRGGSCATPGGHIRATYRNFFSADARWQFSGIRLARNAR
- a CDS encoding response regulator produces the protein MADAKKKILIVEDHATIRLLFRRILERRPDVDVQATSTGELAEKIVAGEPMAMIIMDYHLPRQDGVETVQHIRQLENGKDTIIIMCSAFDIQQKAIEAGCNEFLRKPVTIEMIETTVTRFLGAPA
- a CDS encoding vitamin B12-dependent ribonucleotide reductase — encoded protein: MGQVSGKSTTKKRRKSARAVKADAGLTFARRNTVAGEDVWSQVHWETRDCSIGDASGNMVFEQKGVEVPSSWSMTATNVVVSKYFRGNVGTPERETSVRQLISRVADTIVDWGIADGYFKTDEDAEIYRAELIHLLLHQKMSFNSPVWFNVGAEKHPQCSACFINSVEDSMGAILDLAKTEGMLFKYGSGAGSNLSSIRSSKEPLQGGGTASGPVSFMKGFDSFAGVIKSGGKTRRAAKMVILNADHPDIMEFVKSKATEEKKAWALIDAGYDGGFNVPGGAYDSIFFQNANHSVRVTDSFMHAVVNDQEWFTKAVRTGEVMDKYKARELMHEITDSAWICGDPGMQYDTTINKWHTCKETARINASNPCSEYMFLDDTACNLASLNLMKFRTEDGEFDVEAFEHACRITITAQEMVVDRSSYPTPAITKNSHEFRPLGMGYANLGALLMARGLPYDSDEGRAYAAAITAIMHGAGYLQSSLIAGEKSPFAGYAKNEKSMMGVMHMHRDAAYQLDDDLVPAPMIEAARRIWDDTVDLGEENGFRNAQATVLAPTGTIGFMMDCDTTGVEPDIALVKYKKLVGGGLLKIVNQTVPQALEKLGYTHEEIDDITDYIDKNDTIEGAPNLKDEHLPVFDCAFKPANGLRSIDWRGHIKMMGAVQPFLSGAISKTVNMPSHSTQDDIAEAYIMGWKLGLKALAVYRDGCKRTQPLNTSMDKKKEEKAEATYGVRRRLPDERAARTHKFSVAGHEGYVSVGLYDDGTPGEIFIKMSKEGSTVSGLMDSFAMSVSLGLQHGVPLQTLVEKFSHTRFEPSGMTDNPDIRFAKSVMDYIFRWMDLKFLKGKGAGTQTAEERIAALAAAEETPVPDTQGNLPLLQVVEGSGQKIESKTGFQNQTDAPPCHVCGTIMYRSGACYKCANCGATSGCS